A genomic window from Hymenobacter psoromatis includes:
- a CDS encoding collagen-binding protein — protein sequence MKRFNFPFGLAWLTLLLLGPPPAAQAQTRVTLSGTVQDAQTGESLSGATIRLVELPGTGTAANAYGFFSLSAPAGTYTVEASFVGYAPQQRKLTATISQRVDFKLAPGGSELSEVVVTARSAEAAISKAQMGVEIIDLKQIAKVPVLFGEKDVLKSLTLLPGIKSAGEGSSGFSVRGGAYDQNLILLDEAPVYNASHLLGFFSTFNSDAIKDLTVYKGGMPAQYGGRLSSVVDIKMKEGNNQQLHGSGGIGLIASRLALEGPIVKNKGSFLLTGRRTYADLFLQLSSNETTKKAQLYFYDFNAKANYTLNERNRLYFSGYLGKDLLGLAGTYGQNYGNQTATLRWNHLFSDRVFSNTSLIYSKYDYQVTLTSNSQDYGIDSKIQDYNLKQDFEFTLGPTQKLRFGGQAIYHTITPGHLTAATDAAVNATPTKPNYSLESAAYVSHEWQAAPRLNFTTGLRLSVFSLLGTGTYSTYDAAGNTLVSTDYTKKNEVLKTYVNLEPRFAGSYQLNEASTVKAGYARNVQNLHLLSNTNAASPTDLYVPTTFNVKPELADQFSVGYYRSLGAKKAYSLVVESYYKTMSHQIDYRNGTELRGNFDVESSLLYGKGRAYGVEFLLRKDAGRLTGWLGYTLSKTERQFTDVNAGSWYPARQDRPHDLSLVVLYQRNPQWNFSGTFLASTGSAATFPVGKYDVAGQAISYYGLRNADRLPNYYRLDLGATYEKPGQEHHRIRSSWTFSIYNVLGRENTYSLRFRQDPNDATRTEAIQTSLFRQIPSVTYNFNF from the coding sequence ATGAAAAGATTTAATTTCCCCTTCGGGCTGGCCTGGCTGACTTTGTTGCTGCTGGGCCCGCCGCCCGCCGCCCAGGCCCAGACGCGCGTCACGCTCAGCGGCACCGTGCAGGATGCCCAAACGGGGGAGAGCCTGAGCGGGGCCACCATCCGCCTGGTCGAGTTGCCCGGCACGGGCACCGCGGCCAACGCCTACGGCTTCTTCTCGCTGAGTGCGCCGGCGGGTACCTACACCGTGGAGGCCAGCTTCGTGGGCTACGCGCCGCAGCAGCGGAAGCTGACGGCCACTATTAGCCAGCGCGTCGATTTCAAACTGGCCCCGGGCGGGAGCGAGTTGAGCGAAGTGGTGGTGACGGCCCGCAGCGCCGAAGCGGCCATCAGCAAGGCGCAGATGGGCGTCGAAATTATTGACCTCAAGCAGATTGCTAAGGTGCCGGTGCTCTTCGGCGAGAAGGATGTGCTCAAATCCCTGACCCTGCTGCCGGGCATTAAGTCGGCGGGGGAGGGCAGCAGCGGCTTCTCAGTGCGGGGCGGGGCCTACGACCAGAACCTGATTCTGCTCGACGAGGCCCCGGTGTACAACGCCTCGCACCTACTGGGCTTCTTCTCCACCTTCAACTCCGATGCCATCAAGGACCTGACCGTGTACAAGGGTGGGATGCCGGCCCAGTACGGCGGGCGGCTCTCGTCGGTGGTCGATATCAAGATGAAGGAGGGCAACAACCAGCAGCTGCACGGCAGCGGCGGTATTGGTCTCATTGCCTCGCGCCTAGCCCTGGAAGGCCCCATCGTGAAGAACAAGGGCTCGTTCCTGCTCACCGGCCGGCGTACCTATGCCGACCTGTTTCTTCAGCTCTCGTCGAACGAGACCACCAAAAAGGCGCAGCTCTACTTTTACGACTTCAACGCCAAGGCCAATTACACCCTCAACGAGCGCAACCGCCTGTACTTCTCGGGCTACTTGGGTAAAGACCTACTGGGCCTGGCCGGCACTTACGGCCAAAACTACGGCAACCAGACGGCCACCCTGCGCTGGAACCACTTGTTTTCGGACCGGGTGTTTTCCAATACCTCACTGATTTACAGCAAGTACGATTATCAGGTTACGCTGACTTCCAACAGCCAGGACTACGGCATCGACTCCAAAATTCAGGACTACAACCTCAAGCAGGACTTCGAATTTACGCTCGGCCCGACCCAGAAACTCCGCTTCGGCGGGCAGGCCATCTACCACACCATCACGCCCGGCCACCTGACGGCGGCCACCGACGCGGCCGTGAACGCCACGCCTACCAAGCCCAACTACTCGCTTGAATCGGCTGCCTACGTCTCGCACGAGTGGCAGGCCGCGCCGCGCCTCAACTTCACCACCGGCCTGCGGCTGTCGGTGTTCAGCCTGCTCGGTACGGGCACCTACTCGACCTACGACGCGGCAGGCAACACGCTGGTCAGCACCGATTACACCAAGAAAAACGAAGTGCTCAAAACCTACGTCAACCTGGAGCCGCGCTTCGCGGGGAGCTACCAGCTCAACGAGGCCAGCACCGTGAAGGCCGGCTACGCCCGCAACGTGCAGAACCTGCACCTGCTCAGCAACACCAACGCCGCCTCGCCCACCGACCTCTACGTGCCCACTACTTTCAACGTGAAGCCCGAGCTGGCCGACCAATTTTCGGTGGGCTATTACCGCTCGCTGGGGGCCAAAAAGGCGTATTCGCTGGTCGTGGAGAGCTACTACAAGACGATGAGCCACCAGATTGACTACCGCAACGGCACGGAGCTGCGCGGCAATTTCGACGTGGAAAGCAGCCTGCTCTACGGCAAGGGCCGGGCCTATGGGGTCGAGTTTCTGCTGCGTAAAGACGCGGGCCGCCTCACCGGCTGGCTGGGCTACACGCTGAGCAAAACCGAGCGGCAGTTTACGGATGTGAACGCGGGGTCCTGGTACCCGGCTCGGCAGGACCGGCCCCACGACCTGTCGCTGGTGGTGCTCTACCAGCGCAATCCGCAGTGGAATTTCTCGGGCACCTTCCTGGCCAGCACCGGCAGCGCGGCCACCTTCCCGGTGGGCAAATACGACGTGGCGGGCCAGGCCATCAGCTACTACGGCCTGCGCAACGCCGACCGTCTGCCCAACTACTACCGCCTGGACCTGGGCGCGACCTACGAGAAGCCCGGCCAGGAACACCACCGCATTCGCAGCAGCTGGACGTTCTCGATTTACAACGTGCTGGGCCGGGAGAATACGTACAGCCTCCGCTTCCGGCAAGACCCCAATGACGCCACCAGAACGGAGGCCATCCAAACCTCGCTGTTCCGCCAGATTCCCTCCGTCACCTATAATTTCAACTTTTAA
- a CDS encoding ABC transporter permease, whose amino-acid sequence MSAFGRFVLLLFAAVTQPEGWQVLGRRTLDEAVLIGTDSVFIVGLVASFIGAVTCVQITYNLVNPFVPMSMVGYMVREMTILELAPTITSIVLAGKVGSSIAGGLGTMRITEQISALDVMGINSASYLILPRVLAALFVFPLLVMLAMNLSILGGYVASQVLGLMAGNDYITGLRYDFVPYTVVFSLIKSVVFAFLIASISAYKGYTMHGGALEVGLASTAAVTNSIIAVLLADYVLAALLL is encoded by the coding sequence ATTTCTGCTTTCGGCCGCTTCGTGCTGCTGTTATTCGCCGCGGTTACCCAACCTGAGGGCTGGCAAGTGCTTGGGCGGCGGACCCTGGACGAAGCGGTACTTATCGGGACCGACTCGGTCTTTATCGTGGGCTTGGTAGCCAGCTTCATCGGGGCCGTCACGTGCGTACAGATTACCTATAACCTAGTCAACCCCTTCGTGCCGATGAGCATGGTGGGCTACATGGTGCGCGAGATGACGATACTGGAGTTAGCCCCCACCATTACCAGCATCGTGCTGGCCGGCAAGGTGGGTTCATCCATCGCCGGCGGGCTGGGCACGATGCGCATCACGGAGCAGATTTCGGCCCTGGATGTGATGGGTATCAACTCAGCCTCTTATCTGATATTACCACGGGTGCTGGCGGCGCTGTTTGTGTTTCCGCTGCTCGTCATGCTGGCCATGAACCTAAGCATCCTGGGCGGCTACGTGGCCAGTCAGGTGCTGGGGCTGATGGCTGGCAACGACTACATCACCGGACTTCGCTACGACTTCGTGCCCTATACAGTGGTTTTCTCCCTCATTAAATCGGTCGTCTTCGCATTTCTGATAGCCAGTATCTCGGCCTACAAAGGTTACACCATGCACGGCGGGGCCCTCGAAGTAGGGCTGGCCAGCACGGCCGCCGTGACCAATTCCATTATTGCCGTTCTGCTAGCCGACTACGTACTAGCCGCCCTCTTACTGTGA
- a CDS encoding N-acetylneuraminate synthase yields the protein MSTVQIKKNRAIGPGQPCYIIAEIGINHNGSLDLAKQLIDAAVTAGTDAVKFQKRTPELCVPKDQWEKTRDTPWGRMSYINYKRKTEFGLEEYTVIDDYCKARGIDWFASCWDEPSVDFMEQFQPVLYKMASASLTDKPLLDRVRATGRPLMLSTGMSTQSEITDAVAYIGLDNLLIAHSTSAYPCPPQELNLRMIQTLTAQFPGTPIGYSGHETGLSTTVMAVALGATFVERHFTLDRALWGSDHAASVEPGGLAKMVRDIRDAEASLGDGQKCVYASELEPRRRLRRELAS from the coding sequence ATGTCTACCGTTCAAATCAAGAAAAACCGCGCCATTGGTCCCGGCCAACCGTGCTACATCATTGCCGAAATCGGCATCAACCACAACGGCTCGCTCGACCTAGCCAAACAGCTCATCGACGCGGCTGTAACGGCCGGTACCGACGCCGTGAAGTTTCAGAAGCGCACGCCGGAGTTGTGCGTTCCCAAGGACCAGTGGGAAAAAACGCGCGATACGCCCTGGGGCCGCATGAGCTACATCAACTACAAGCGCAAAACCGAGTTTGGCCTTGAAGAATACACAGTCATCGACGACTACTGCAAGGCTCGGGGCATCGACTGGTTCGCCTCGTGCTGGGATGAACCCTCCGTGGATTTCATGGAGCAGTTCCAGCCCGTGCTCTACAAAATGGCGAGTGCTTCGCTCACCGACAAGCCCCTGCTCGACCGCGTGCGGGCCACTGGCCGGCCCCTGATGCTGAGCACCGGCATGAGCACTCAAAGCGAGATAACCGACGCCGTGGCCTACATAGGCCTTGATAACCTGCTGATTGCGCACAGCACGTCGGCTTACCCATGCCCCCCCCAGGAGCTGAACCTACGCATGATTCAGACCCTGACTGCGCAGTTTCCGGGCACGCCCATCGGCTACTCGGGCCACGAAACTGGCTTAAGTACCACCGTAATGGCCGTGGCCCTGGGCGCGACGTTCGTGGAGCGCCACTTTACCCTGGACCGCGCCCTGTGGGGCTCCGACCACGCCGCCAGCGTGGAGCCCGGCGGCCTGGCCAAGATGGTGCGCGACATCCGGGATGCGGAAGCTTCTTTGGGCGACGGCCAAAAATGCGTGTACGCTAGTGAGCTGGAACCGCGTCGCCGACTGCGCCGCGAATTGGCTTCTTAG
- a CDS encoding epoxide hydrolase: MLTNNQVELFQLAIPERDIQDLKDRLNRTRWPNKEPVSDWSQGVPLANIQALCEYWRSSYDWRRCERMLNGFGQYRTTIDGLGIHFLHIRSPEPNALPLLMTHGWPGSVVEFHKVIGPLTNPVAYGGQARDAFHLVLPSLPGHGFSDQPAEVGWNIDRVTNAWIELMQRLGYGKRWAAQGGDWGELVVMTLGNKAPQGLIGLHASTLDITPTAEETANASPKERTYLAQAQRYRDDLSGYATQQTTRPQTLGYALADSPAGQAAWIYEKFHDWTDNQGTPESVLTRDELLDNIMLYWLPDAGASSARFYWENAEVVWGNLPVAVPLAISLFPKDQTGSSRRWAERRFSNLVYWNELERGGHFGAFEQPVLFTREIRAGFRQIRA, translated from the coding sequence ATGCTGACTAATAACCAAGTAGAGCTCTTCCAACTGGCGATTCCCGAACGCGACATCCAGGACCTCAAGGACCGGCTCAACCGAACCCGCTGGCCCAACAAGGAGCCGGTAAGCGACTGGAGCCAGGGAGTGCCCCTGGCGAACATACAGGCGCTCTGCGAGTATTGGCGCAGTAGCTACGACTGGCGGCGGTGCGAAAGAATGTTGAACGGGTTCGGACAGTATCGTACCACCATTGATGGCCTGGGCATCCACTTCCTTCATATTCGCTCGCCGGAACCGAATGCGTTACCGCTCCTCATGACGCACGGCTGGCCCGGTTCGGTCGTCGAGTTTCACAAAGTTATTGGGCCACTGACAAACCCAGTCGCTTATGGCGGCCAGGCCCGCGATGCCTTTCACCTCGTGCTGCCCTCGCTCCCAGGGCACGGGTTTTCTGACCAGCCAGCCGAAGTCGGTTGGAACATCGACCGGGTCACGAACGCTTGGATTGAGTTGATGCAACGGCTCGGCTATGGCAAACGCTGGGCCGCGCAGGGTGGCGATTGGGGCGAGCTAGTGGTGATGACCCTGGGTAACAAGGCCCCCCAGGGCCTCATCGGGCTGCACGCCAGCACCCTTGATATCACCCCAACAGCGGAAGAAACGGCCAATGCTTCCCCCAAAGAGCGGACTTACCTAGCGCAAGCCCAACGGTACCGGGATGATTTGTCTGGTTACGCCACGCAGCAGACCACGCGGCCGCAGACCTTGGGGTATGCGCTCGCCGATTCGCCGGCCGGGCAGGCAGCCTGGATTTATGAGAAGTTTCATGACTGGACCGATAATCAGGGTACTCCGGAAAGCGTGCTCACGCGCGACGAGCTACTAGACAACATCATGCTGTACTGGCTGCCAGACGCTGGGGCCTCGTCAGCGCGCTTTTATTGGGAAAACGCCGAAGTGGTTTGGGGAAATCTTCCCGTGGCCGTGCCCCTAGCTATCAGCTTATTTCCAAAAGACCAGACGGGCAGTTCGCGCCGCTGGGCTGAGCGCCGCTTTAGCAACCTCGTCTACTGGAACGAGCTTGAGCGGGGCGGGCACTTTGGAGCCTTCGAGCAGCCAGTACTATTTACTCGCGAAATCCGCGCCGGCTTCCGTCAGATTCGCGCTTAG
- a CDS encoding resolvase has product MKQYVAYLRVSTQKQGQSGLGLEAQRAAVGAFVQATPLVGEFVEVESGKKNERPQLAAAIALAKTKGATLLIAKLDRLSRNAGFIFQLRDAGVDFVCCDMPDANTLTVGLFAVLAQHERETISKRTKDALAAKKARGARLGTPANLTPAATQKGRARNQANARMNEHNDRAGAHILLLREKGFNYSQIAEKLNALRFLTRTGKAFRAEQVKRLYLRVLAL; this is encoded by the coding sequence ATGAAGCAGTACGTCGCCTACCTGCGCGTCTCGACCCAGAAGCAAGGGCAGTCCGGCCTCGGCCTCGAAGCCCAGCGGGCGGCCGTGGGGGCCTTCGTCCAAGCGACGCCCTTAGTAGGGGAATTCGTGGAAGTCGAGTCCGGCAAGAAAAATGAGCGACCTCAGCTAGCGGCGGCGATTGCGCTGGCCAAAACCAAAGGCGCGACGCTGCTCATTGCCAAACTGGACCGGCTCTCGCGCAACGCGGGCTTCATCTTCCAGCTCCGCGATGCGGGCGTAGACTTTGTCTGTTGTGACATGCCCGATGCCAATACCCTCACCGTGGGGCTCTTTGCCGTGCTCGCCCAACATGAGCGCGAAACCATCTCGAAGCGCACGAAGGATGCCCTCGCAGCCAAGAAGGCGCGCGGGGCCCGCCTCGGAACCCCGGCGAACCTCACGCCCGCGGCCACGCAAAAAGGGCGAGCCCGTAATCAGGCAAATGCGCGGATGAATGAACACAACGACCGGGCGGGGGCGCACATCCTGCTGCTGCGGGAGAAGGGCTTCAACTACTCTCAGATTGCCGAGAAGCTGAATGCGCTGCGCTTTCTCACCCGTACCGGCAAGGCATTCCGGGCTGAACAGGTCAAGCGCTTATATCTGCGGGTACTGGCCCTGTAG
- a CDS encoding FMN-dependent NADH-azoreductase yields MQILQILSSPRGTDSYSNQLSNAMVAKLVAANPGSTVRVHDLANKPFPHLEEAQLKSFFTPTEHRSPEQQQAIRHSDEAITEIMAADTIVIGAPLYNFGIPSTLKAWIDHIARAGVTFRYSATGAEGLVKGKKVYVAMASGAVYSEGPWASADFVSPYLKTILGFLGMTDLTVVRVEGVNMPDLKEKALEKAIASFYV; encoded by the coding sequence GTGCAGATACTCCAAATCCTATCCAGCCCCCGCGGGACCGATTCGTACAGCAACCAACTCAGCAACGCGATGGTAGCCAAGCTCGTGGCGGCCAACCCCGGTAGCACCGTGCGGGTGCATGACCTCGCTAACAAGCCCTTCCCGCACCTGGAAGAGGCCCAATTGAAGTCGTTCTTCACCCCTACGGAGCATCGCAGCCCCGAGCAGCAGCAGGCCATTCGCCACTCCGACGAGGCCATTACCGAAATCATGGCCGCCGACACTATCGTGATTGGGGCACCGCTCTACAATTTCGGCATCCCCTCGACGCTCAAGGCGTGGATTGACCACATCGCCCGCGCCGGCGTCACGTTTCGGTACTCGGCCACCGGGGCCGAAGGGCTGGTGAAAGGTAAAAAAGTGTACGTGGCAATGGCCAGCGGGGCCGTTTATTCCGAAGGCCCCTGGGCAAGTGCCGATTTTGTGTCTCCCTACCTAAAAACTATCCTGGGCTTCCTGGGCATGACCGACCTGACCGTCGTTCGGGTGGAAGGCGTCAATATGCCCGACCTGAAGGAAAAGGCGTTGGAAAAAGCAATAGCCAGCTTCTACGTGTGA